The Arachis hypogaea cultivar Tifrunner chromosome 14, arahy.Tifrunner.gnm2.J5K5, whole genome shotgun sequence genome has a segment encoding these proteins:
- the LOC112743745 gene encoding putative GDP-L-fucose synthase 2 isoform X2, with protein MGSHDNTLASNSFLADKSAKVFVAGHRGLVGAAIVRKLTQLGFTNLVLRSHAELDLTRQYDVEAFFASEKPEYVIVAAAKVGGIHANNTYPADFISINLQIQTNVIDSAYRNGTKKLLFLGSSCIYPKFAPQPIPEDALLTGPLEPTNEWYAIAKIAGIKMCQAYRIQYKWDAISGMPTNLYGPYDNFHPENSHVLPALMRRFHEAKINGAKEVVVWGTGSPLREFLHVDDLADAVVFMMEKYSGLEHLNVGSGKEVTIKELAELMKEVVGFEGALVWDTSKPDGTPRKLMDSSKLAGIGWTPKISLKDGLVDTYRWYLENYKL; from the coding sequence CATTGGCATCAAACTCATTTCTAGCTGACAAATCTGCTAAAGTTTTTGTCGCTGGTCACCGGGGTCTTGTTGGTGCAGCCATTGTTCGCAAGCTGACACAACTTGGGTTCACTAATCTCGTCTTACGTTCCCATGCTGAGCTAGATCTCACTCGCCAATATGATGTTGAAGCCTTCTTTGCCTCTGAAAAGCCTGAATATGTTATTGTAGCTGCAGCAAAAGTCGGTGGTATCCACGCCAACAACACCTACCCTGCTGATTTCATTAGCATAAACCTCCAGATCCAGACCAATGTCATTGATTCTGCTTATCGTAATGGCACTAAGAAGTTACTGTTCTTGGGTTCCTCTTGCATATACCCGAAGTTTGCACCTCAACCAATCCCAGAAGATGCTTTGCTTACTGGTCCCTTAGAGCCCACGAATGAGTGGTATGCGATTGCTAAGATTGCTGGGATTAAAATGTGCCAGGCTTACAGAATTCAGTATAAGTGGGATGCGATTTCTGGAATGCCGACCAACTTGTATGGGCCTTACGACAATTTTCATCCGGAGAATTCACACGTTTTGCCTGCTTTGATGCGAAGGTTTCATGAGGCAAAGATCAACGGTGCCAAGGAGGTTGTAGTGTGGGGCACTGGAAGTCCATTGAGGGAGTTCTTGCATGTTGACGATTTAGCTGATGCAGTTGTTTTCATGATGGAGAAGTATAGTGGACTAGAGCATTTGAATGTAGGGAGTGGGAAAGAGGTTACTATTAAGGAATTGGCCGAGCTGATGAAAGAAGTGGTCGGATTTGAGGGAGCTCTTGTTTGGGATACTTCAAAGCCTGATGGGACTCCAAGAAAGTTGATGGACAGCTCGAAACTTGCTGGCATTGGTTGGACACCGAAAATCTCCCTTAAGGATGGTCTTGTTGATACATACAGATGGTACTTGGAGAACTACAAGCTATGA
- the LOC112743745 gene encoding putative GDP-L-fucose synthase 2 isoform X1 — protein sequence MGSHDNSALASNSFLADKSAKVFVAGHRGLVGAAIVRKLTQLGFTNLVLRSHAELDLTRQYDVEAFFASEKPEYVIVAAAKVGGIHANNTYPADFISINLQIQTNVIDSAYRNGTKKLLFLGSSCIYPKFAPQPIPEDALLTGPLEPTNEWYAIAKIAGIKMCQAYRIQYKWDAISGMPTNLYGPYDNFHPENSHVLPALMRRFHEAKINGAKEVVVWGTGSPLREFLHVDDLADAVVFMMEKYSGLEHLNVGSGKEVTIKELAELMKEVVGFEGALVWDTSKPDGTPRKLMDSSKLAGIGWTPKISLKDGLVDTYRWYLENYKL from the coding sequence CATTGGCATCAAACTCATTTCTAGCTGACAAATCTGCTAAAGTTTTTGTCGCTGGTCACCGGGGTCTTGTTGGTGCAGCCATTGTTCGCAAGCTGACACAACTTGGGTTCACTAATCTCGTCTTACGTTCCCATGCTGAGCTAGATCTCACTCGCCAATATGATGTTGAAGCCTTCTTTGCCTCTGAAAAGCCTGAATATGTTATTGTAGCTGCAGCAAAAGTCGGTGGTATCCACGCCAACAACACCTACCCTGCTGATTTCATTAGCATAAACCTCCAGATCCAGACCAATGTCATTGATTCTGCTTATCGTAATGGCACTAAGAAGTTACTGTTCTTGGGTTCCTCTTGCATATACCCGAAGTTTGCACCTCAACCAATCCCAGAAGATGCTTTGCTTACTGGTCCCTTAGAGCCCACGAATGAGTGGTATGCGATTGCTAAGATTGCTGGGATTAAAATGTGCCAGGCTTACAGAATTCAGTATAAGTGGGATGCGATTTCTGGAATGCCGACCAACTTGTATGGGCCTTACGACAATTTTCATCCGGAGAATTCACACGTTTTGCCTGCTTTGATGCGAAGGTTTCATGAGGCAAAGATCAACGGTGCCAAGGAGGTTGTAGTGTGGGGCACTGGAAGTCCATTGAGGGAGTTCTTGCATGTTGACGATTTAGCTGATGCAGTTGTTTTCATGATGGAGAAGTATAGTGGACTAGAGCATTTGAATGTAGGGAGTGGGAAAGAGGTTACTATTAAGGAATTGGCCGAGCTGATGAAAGAAGTGGTCGGATTTGAGGGAGCTCTTGTTTGGGATACTTCAAAGCCTGATGGGACTCCAAGAAAGTTGATGGACAGCTCGAAACTTGCTGGCATTGGTTGGACACCGAAAATCTCCCTTAAGGATGGTCTTGTTGATACATACAGATGGTACTTGGAGAACTACAAGCTATGA